TCCTGTTTCAAAATTCCCGGTGGTTTTTACCCACTAATTCTGCTGAAGAGCCTTAAAATAAACGTCATCTAATGAGGTATCAGGATTAGGAAGGTTAATAGTTGATCGCCCTGCTTCTTCTTTAATTATTGCTTGCTCAATAGCTGAATTAGTGTTGCTTTTAATAATGCAAAATTGACTCATAATTTTTTTAAAAATAATTTCGTTTCTGAGCCATAAATACTGTTCTGAATCTAACTCTTCAGTTAAATCCAAAAGATTAATATATTTCTTGTTTGGATCGCAGAACCCATTTTCTAGCAAAATGTTTTTTAGCTCATTAAAAAGAGCCTGACAATCATTTGTGCCTGACCCTTTAAAAACTGCTTTGTCATTCATCATCTAAGCCTTTCAAAGCTTTTAAAAATAAAGATATAGACGGAAATTCTTTTTTTATTTCAACCAACTCTAAATTTGATAATTTTTTAATATCTCCACGGCTAGAAACCATTCCCATATATTGCCTCACCAAACTATCTTTCTTTCCTGTAGGGTTTTTTAAGCTTCTTGATTGCTCTTTATTTTCACCCCTATCGGAAGGAGGTATTTTTGAAACTTTAGGTATTAATTCTGAAATTTCGTTTTCTGTAAACTCGAGCAAACTTTTGAACGAAAAATTTAACGATATTGCTCGTAAGCTAGGCTCAACACCATTATTTGAAATATATTCTTCTACAAAGCCACCTACGCGAGATTTCATAGTTAGCATGTCAAAGTCAGTATCAAATGCTGCGGTTAAATATCCATAATACGAATCAAAATATGTAGAAAGCTGGTCGGAAGATACGTCATCAATAACTTCTTCAATATCACTTATTTCAGGTATTTGAAATTCTTGCTCTCTATAGCACCTAATTTTGTCTATTAAGGCTTCACGAGTATTTAAACGATATTTCAATTCTTCTATAAGCTTTAACACTTTAGCCGCAGACTCGCTGTAATGGACTTCAAGTGAGCCATCATGAACCACCTGCTTTTTATCATTTTTTTCCTCTGAATCCTCCAAGTGCTCTTTTTCTAATTTTTTATTTTTAACTGCTTTGGATAGTGCCTTTACTTCATTTAATCGCTCTAAAGAACCAATAAAATCTAACACATGCACATATTCTTTGTTTGGTGTTTTTCGCAATCCTCGTCCAAGTTGTTGCAACCAAATTGTTCTTGAGCCTGTATAACGCATGAAGATTAAAAGGTTTGTTTCAGGTATATCAATACCTTCATTAAAAAGATCGCAAACTAGGATATATTTATAGTTACCCTCTCGAAAATTTCTTATATTTTCTCTTCGCTCTTGATCATTCATTTTAGAGTGTACACAAGTTGCAGTCCCCATTTCAAAAAACCCAAGCAAATGCTTTAAATGGCGAATATTTCTACAAAACACTATGCCCTTAACATTTTCTATATTTTTCTTGCTAACAGTAGTTTCAATAATTTTAACCACTTCTTCATCTTTTTTATGAAGAAATAACCTCTTATCAAGATCGCTAATAGATAAGCCGCTATCTAATTGATCAATCTTGCTCTGATCCAAATCATCCAATAAAACAATGTATTTTGGAAATGCCAGCTTTTTATGTTTCAGCCCCCAAACCAAGTCATATTTACCTATATGACCATCACTACCCCCAAAAAAATCAGTTACATTTTTTTCATCTGACCGATAAGGCGTAGCTGTTAGCCCTATCAATAGCTTTGGAGAGAAGTTTTTTACTACTTCGGAATAAGTTCTTGCAGGTGTATGATGCGCCTCATCAACGATAATATAATCAAAAGTTTCTTTTTTTAAATCATCTAATTGACTATATAACGTATCAAAACTTGCAAATACGAAATCAGTTTCTTCAGGAAAAGAGCCAGAAAAGCATGCTGAGAAGCTATATGAACCGACACCAAATACATTTTTAAAGGCTGTAACCGATTGAAGTAATATTTCAATCTGATGAGCAACAAACATTACTCTAGGACGTTTTGAGATATTTTTAGTTAACTCTTTGATTAATAACGCAACGGTATAAGTTTTACCTAAACCAGTTGCCATTTCTATTAAGATTTTATTTTTTCCAATATTGTATTGGTTTACTGCTTCTTGAATTACCTGTGTCTGATATTTTCTAGGTTTAATATCCCTACCTATCTCAGAGTGTTTTTGCACCCAAAGACTTTTCAATCCATCCCGATCAATTAGCTCAACACCTAATCGTAAAGCTCTGACTTGGACCTCAGAAGTAAAATAAGAGTTCGTCACTAATATCATATGATTAACGTTCGCTAGTTTAGCTCCAGCCACCAATTGGTTTAGTGCCTTTACATCTACGTTAGATTGAATATTTCTTTGTTTTACTTCAATAGCAAATTTACGGCCAGCTTTGTAGGCGAATATATCAACACCTCCATCACCATGTTTATATTCCTTACCAATTTCTGTAATAACTGCATCAGTCCAACCTGATTTTTCAAGCAAGTCTTTAACGAAGAATTCAAAGTCCTTATCGCCTAATAAATCAACATCCTTAAAATTTTCAATAAGCAATTATACTTCTCCGTCGAGTTTCTTCATTAGGCTATTATATATAGCAATAGTGCTGCAATCTGCAGCTAAAGCAGAGCTAAAGGGGTCAGAGCCCTTTAAATCACATTCCGCGTGGACACGGAACACGTGCCCACCCTACCTGACTCATGTAACCCAGCACAAAAAGGCAACGGGCGGCAAAGCCGTCCGCTACCTTTGCATGTTAAGCTAATTACGAAATCAGCTAATTTTTGCAACCATTTTTATCACATGTAATTCGCTGTGATGATTGCACCCAATGATCAGCATTCTTCTTAGTGTCAGTACCGCATCCAGTCGTTCCACCTTTACTACCCTGATGAACGATATCCGTTGGTGTATGTTTAACAGCCATGATCAACTCCTTTTTATGAATTGTAATAACTTCCCTTTTCGCCGGAATTCCACCGGCTCATCAGCAAGCTTTGCCTGGAAGAGAAATTAAACCGGGTCAGAGAGCAATATTCTCTAATATTAGAAACAATTGCTCTCTGACACGGTTTTATTCTAAATATCGTTAAAGGGCTCAGACCCCTTTAGCTGGAATCATAGCTTAGTGACCTTTACATGCTTCTTATCTTTCTTAGACTCTCGCCAGATTTCTACACGGTACTGCTGCGGCAAAGGAATTGGTTTTGGCTGAGGTTTTTGCGGAATTTTCTTCTTGTCTTCGATTGGTTGTTCTCCACATTCAACCCATTCTTCACTGATAAGGCTTAGCTGTTCGGGATACCTAGGCGCATCTTCAAACTGATCTTGCAATTCACAAATGAACTCTGGATTTTCATCGCCCTCTTTTCCGAACAGATTTCTTGCCTCTATCATCGCTTCATTAGTTGTAAGAACACCTCTCTGAACCTTATCGAACAGTGTATGCAACCGAGATAGAGCGCCTCCGCTTCTTCGTGACTTTGCATTTACATTACTACCGCCGAACGGCGACCTGGCACTTTCAAATAACGCATTACTCACATAGGAGACTTGTCCACATATTGTTTCAAGCCCAGAAATAAAGTCACCATATTGTCCAATTCCCAAATAGAGAGCACCAAGTGCAATGGCTATTTTTCCTCCACCTTTAATTGATCCCTCTTCAACATCTAAGGATATCGAATAGTCTGGAAGAATAAGGGTCCTCTCTACGCTCCGTTCCCATTCATCGAATAAGTTTGTGGAATAGCGCTCAAACTCTTCTCGCGGCAAGCTCGGCACTTTGATCAGAAAGTTGGTGGATCCTATGTCGATCATCGCTTATTCCGTGGAACCAATAGTTTTCCCCTAACGCCGCGCTCTGCGGAAAATTTGTCCGACAGCAGTCGTTTGTTAGCTTTCATGGGCTAAACGGATTGGCACGAGCCCAGCGTGTTACTGCTCGCTCCAACAAGTCTAATTGTGGTTCAACTGAACGATACCAATGTCTACGCGCATCGGCAGGCATACAACTTGCCGCTGCGAGTACAGCACGTCGTTGCCAGTGTGGATGTTCAAATAACGTTCGCCATTGCGACTGAAACCAATGCCGTTGTTCTGAGCGTCCCATAGCCAGTATCAGTTTTCGCTTGCAAGCTTGATCTCTCTCTTGATTATACAGACCAACAAATTTTCCTTCGTTATCCCATTCACGAGACTCAGTAAAAACATGCATTATCCACATTCGATGGTACGCCAGCTCACTAACCATAGAATCTTTCAATAAAGCCAATAACCTACCGCCTAATTGAGAACGACTTTCTTTATTCAAAAATCGCAAACTCTTAAAATATTGAACAATATCAACAAATGCAGGAATAAGAGACTCTAGGTTATCGAATATATCTTCGACAACGCTATCATCACCCAGCTGACCAAGACGCCGAAGGCAAAACTTCACAACTGGTATATCTGGTTCGTCTGATTGAGTTTCTTCTCGAAAAAGCTCCCCAAGATTCAAGGTGTCTATAAGCTCCTGTTGCTCTTCGTTCAGATCGTCATAATCAATTTCATCGTACCAGCTTTCCATTCCTAGCTCTTCGATTAACGTATGAAACTTTTCATGAAGAGAGTCCATTTCTCGGTCCAATGGGGTTGCGAGGAATTGATTTTTAAAATCGTTAACGGGTAGTACTGACGTTTTTTGCTGTTGAAGAGATAGGCCATGATTACGAAAAAGAGTTTCTGCTAAGAATGAAATATGTTGGTATGCCTCAACTTGGGTGCTGGCAAATATTCTGTAATCATCATTAAAACGAACAAAATCAATTCCGTTAGCAAGTAGTGCTTCATCAACGTCAGAAAGAGTGATTTCCGCAAGTATCCTTGATGGTGCACAACCAACAGGTATTCCAAATGTTTCCGTGCCATTCCAGCCGGATAGCAGCCTCATTAGGGCAGAAATATGATTTGAATTTGTCGTTGCGGCACGTAACGCATTCTCAAGCCTATGATGATAAATTCGTGAGTAAAAATCAGAAATATCAGTTACTGCCACAAAAGAATCAACTGATGCAGTGGCTATTTTTCTTCGACACTTATCTAAATACTGACGATAACCAATATTAGGATCAAAGAGTTGGCCATTTTGGTTCGTGTTGACCCTGTATGAAAAAACAATTTCATCTTGTATGGGAACTCGGCGGCTTTCAAGTTCAGCGGAAATCTCATAGATTAGCCCGCTATAAATAAGGAAGTCCAATGGGTCAAGTTGAGTGATAGTACGAAAACCATATTTTGCCTTAGGCGAAAGTAAGGCTCGTGCAGGGCGAGTGCGCCAGCTCAACACATCTTCACTCAGCAATTGTGTTTTAACAGCATCCCAATCATGGTTGATAGCTTGGTATTCAAATGGCGCAGGAAATACATCTGTATCACCAAGGTTTAGTGCATGGTTTATTGCCCAGTTGTAACTTTGTTCCCTAATGGTCAACACGTTAAAGTTTCCTTGGAATGATTGCTAATGCTTCAATAAGCCGACTCTTTAGCAGTCGGCTGCATTGACTTGTTAGAGTTGTTTAGCTCGATTTGAGATGCAATTTTTTGTACCAATTCTTGCTCGCTTGGCCCGTTAAATATACTCATTAAGCCAAAAATTATTGTCAGCAAAAGGCCAATTACAGCTACAACTAAGGGGTCAGAGCCCTTTAACTCAACGGACTAAAGGGGTCTGAGCCCTTTAGCCATTTAATCCAAATTTTGTTAAACGCTCTACTCAGCCTTTTTGCGGCTTAACATCTTTTTCAGGAAAACCCCAATAGCGATAACAAACAGAATAATAAATTTCTTACCCATAACGAGCAAAGCGATCAGTTTCGCAAGCAAGCCTGTCTTGGCGGCCATCGTACCGCCCACCAGGGCCGCCAGGCCGTAGGCGGCAACATTGTCAGTGTCAGGGTCATAATCGGCGTAGCGATTCCCCTCGGTAAAGTTGGAAAAGGAAATCACGTCCTGCATGGATTCTTTTACCGTCGGCAATTGATCCGTGCCGGCGACGGCGTTAAGCACCAGCACACCCTCTCTGCCTAATACGCGAACATTATAATTAAGCGTACTCTCCCCTTCTTCGCCGAACATTAGCTCCTTTGCCCAGTACATCTTTTTAGTGACTGGGTCATAACTGGGCATTTCTGCCCAACCAACCAGGCTGATAGGCTCATAACCGGCCTCAACGCGCTCCTTACTGTCCTCTGCTGTTTCCGCCTGCATGTTTTCGAGAAGGTCCGCATAATCAATAGAGTCCGCATCTTCATCTGAAATGTGGCCATCATCTTGATAGGTAATCACCACGCCCCAACTGTTATCATCGGTTGGGCCAAGCTTGGCGGGAAATAACATGCCCAGCGTTCCTGTCCCATCGGGATTGCCCCAGGCCTGTTCCAAAACCCGTTGTGTATCATCAGAATCGATATAACGAAAACCCTCTGGCACCTGTAGCGTGGCCTTACCACCTGGCAGATTAATTACCCCTTGTTGATAGTTAAGTGACGCCTCAAATTCCGCTGCCGTAATACTCTCTTCCTGCGCATCAGTATCAGTACCCGTATCCGCATAGGCACATGGCATCATCAGCATGATGAAAATCGACAGTCCTGATAGTAATTTCATGAGTATTTCCTTGTTCTTGTTATGTTAAACAGGGCCACGTTAAATAGCGGGCTAATGTGATCAGCGCCCTTTAAATCACATTCCGCGTGGGCACAGAACACATGCCCACCCTACCTGACTGATTTACGAACAAATCGACCCTATTCCTCTTTCAGCCCCTTCACCCCAACCAACCACGGCTCCAGCCGCTGCCCTACATTAATCGTCGCTTCAAGTCGTGGTGGTTCATCCGGTTGGCGATGCGCTCTCTCTGTCGCTGCTGCTTCAATCACTGCGTGGTGTTGCAATGGCACGTGGATATAGGGGTTGCTGAGTGATTTGATGTAACCGATGAGCCTTGGTTTGCTTGCGTCTTCGCTCGCTACGCGCGCCATCACTACGCCTTTCATTAACAGGTATTTTGTTCGGTCGGCGTATTTTGTGCGTAACGTGTCATGGTCCAGTCCTGCGTCGATGACGAACAGTCGTGATGCCGAGGCCTTTTCTCGCGCCAGGTTTTCTTCGGCCTGTTTCAGTTTGTAGTTGTTGTTCTTCTTGTTATTGTCTTGCTCGGCCGACTGCTCTGCCAGCAGCTTGTCGTAATGTTGCTGGGCGGCTTCCAGTACACTTTGATAGGCCTTGCCGTTGTATTCCAGCGCGAGGATGACTTGCTTTTCCCTAAGCCTTTGATAGTGACGATTGTGCTGGTCGGCGCTGATGGCTTGCGACACATCAAAACCCAGCTCGGCCAGCTTTTCCTTGTTGAACCAGTCCAGGATTTCAGGTGATTCATAGTCACTGCGGAAATAGCCACTGTTATCGTAGCGGTGCATTAACTGAAGTTGAATGCCGCTGTTTTCAGCGTTGCCGCGGTAGTAATACGGCAGGCTCAGTTCGCGTTCGGTGAGGGTGATGGTGCTGTCGAGTTCGCCGGATCGGTTGTAGGCCACACCGGCCAGGACGATGGCGTTGGTCAGGATGATCAGTCCTGCGCCGAGCAGCAGGGCTTTGATGTGGCGCATGGCGCTTATTTGACCCAAGAGGCTCATTGCCTTGCCTCCGTGAAGTCAAAGAAGCCCTTCGCCCGCAGGCGTTTGAAGACCAGCAAAAACAGTACGGCGGTGAGCCCGATGACGAAGAAGAACAGATACTTGGGCATGATCTCCCACCACCAGTCGAAGAATTTGGTATAGAGGAAGATTACAAAAAAGACGTTGCCGGTGTTGATGGTGTCTTTCCAGTGCTTGCGTATGCCCCACCACACGGCCGCTGCGCTGAGCACAAAACCGGCCAGTTGATAGAGGCCTTCGATCACCTCCGTGTCTACTGCGAGGTAACTGATTCGGCCGTAGTTCGAGAGCACGAGTATCGGCAGGAAAAGACTCAACAGGCCGAACACCCGATACAGCGGCGCGAATCCCCAGTAGCGGGCATGATTCACCCACTGCGGGAACAGGAATAACAGGATGGCGGCGGGGAAAAAGTTTTCCGGCCGCTCGCCGAACGACAACCAGTACATGCCGCTCCAGGTGCCTACTCTCGCGGAGACAAAGCCGATGACGCAGAGAATGCCCGCCGCCTGTAACAAACGGATGTCGCAGGTGTAGGCCAGCAGAAAGGCGAAGGCGCCCCAGACGATAAAGGCGTTGTCCGAGGGCGTGATGTTAAACATCTGCCCGAGCATGGAGATGTTCAGCACAAAACAGGCGAAGCTCACCAGGCCGACGAGCTTGGCAAAATAGCCGGTCTTTTCCCTTTCGGCGACCAGCAGCGTGGCGATGAAGGTGGCGAGTGTGCCGGCGATCAGAATCGCGACCTGGCTGGTGGTGGAGAGCTTGCCCCAGAATTGGTAGAACAGGAAAAACACACTGGCGGCCAGAGCCAGGGCGCCGAGGAAGGAGGCGATGCGCATGCCCAGCGAGAGTTGTTTTTCGCGCTGGTCCTGATCGATATCGAAATCGTCGCTGTATTGGCTGAGCAGGGTTTGATGGTAGGCGTGGACGGATTGCGCCTGTTCTTCCGTGAGTGACAGCACGCCGTCACCTTTCAGCAGGGCCAATTCATCCTGAAAGGCCTTTACCTGGTCGGCGCGCTTTTGGGCTGCAAATTTTGAGAGCCCTGGATTTGAAAGTAATGACATTGCGTGTGTTAACTCGACGCTATAGTTCTTCTTATATTCGTGTTTTTTTATTAGCCGCTGAGTGTGGAGGACTGATCGCTGTCCGTGACGCCGGGCAGATCCACATCAGGCGGCACCCCCTTCCCTACTGCGATACTCTCACAATATGCGCAGATATTCTGTAGGAAATAGCCTACAAAGCGTCAGATATCCGTTATTTGGCCGTCAGCAAGATGGGGCTGAGTACGTCGGTTTTAGCCTCAGGCCCTGATGACGAACCTACGTTCGCTCGGCTCCGTGGCCTGACCTGCCGCATACCTGACGAGTGGGGTCGGTTAGCGCACTGCAACTTTTTGGCCCAAACAATCCGCCCGACCCTTGCAAGGGACCATGAGGCACAGACCATAAATAACCCATTAGCTAACGCAAACAAACTTACCGAGCCAGCCTCGTTGGTTTATTGTGCAGCTACCGTTGGTATGACCGGGACGTTGGACAGTTTTGACGTGGCGCTGGGACGGGTCGGCGGGGGCCGCCGGCAGTGTTGGCTTTGAG
The window above is part of the Gammaproteobacteria bacterium genome. Proteins encoded here:
- a CDS encoding DUF4824 family protein, with amino-acid sequence MSLLGQISAMRHIKALLLGAGLIILTNAIVLAGVAYNRSGELDSTITLTERELSLPYYYRGNAENSGIQLQLMHRYDNSGYFRSDYESPEILDWFNKEKLAELGFDVSQAISADQHNRHYQRLREKQVILALEYNGKAYQSVLEAAQQHYDKLLAEQSAEQDNNKKNNNYKLKQAEENLAREKASASRLFVIDAGLDHDTLRTKYADRTKYLLMKGVVMARVASEDASKPRLIGYIKSLSNPYIHVPLQHHAVIEAAATERAHRQPDEPPRLEATINVGQRLEPWLVGVKGLKEE
- a CDS encoding DUF2167 domain-containing protein gives rise to the protein MKLLSGLSIFIMLMMPCAYADTGTDTDAQEESITAAEFEASLNYQQGVINLPGGKATLQVPEGFRYIDSDDTQRVLEQAWGNPDGTGTLGMLFPAKLGPTDDNSWGVVITYQDDGHISDEDADSIDYADLLENMQAETAEDSKERVEAGYEPISLVGWAEMPSYDPVTKKMYWAKELMFGEEGESTLNYNVRVLGREGVLVLNAVAGTDQLPTVKESMQDVISFSNFTEGNRYADYDPDTDNVAAYGLAALVGGTMAAKTGLLAKLIALLVMGKKFIILFVIAIGVFLKKMLSRKKAE
- a CDS encoding DEAD/DEAH box helicase family protein — encoded protein: MLIENFKDVDLLGDKDFEFFVKDLLEKSGWTDAVITEIGKEYKHGDGGVDIFAYKAGRKFAIEVKQRNIQSNVDVKALNQLVAGAKLANVNHMILVTNSYFTSEVQVRALRLGVELIDRDGLKSLWVQKHSEIGRDIKPRKYQTQVIQEAVNQYNIGKNKILIEMATGLGKTYTVALLIKELTKNISKRPRVMFVAHQIEILLQSVTAFKNVFGVGSYSFSACFSGSFPEETDFVFASFDTLYSQLDDLKKETFDYIIVDEAHHTPARTYSEVVKNFSPKLLIGLTATPYRSDEKNVTDFFGGSDGHIGKYDLVWGLKHKKLAFPKYIVLLDDLDQSKIDQLDSGLSISDLDKRLFLHKKDEEVVKIIETTVSKKNIENVKGIVFCRNIRHLKHLLGFFEMGTATCVHSKMNDQERRENIRNFREGNYKYILVCDLFNEGIDIPETNLLIFMRYTGSRTIWLQQLGRGLRKTPNKEYVHVLDFIGSLERLNEVKALSKAVKNKKLEKEHLEDSEEKNDKKQVVHDGSLEVHYSESAAKVLKLIEELKYRLNTREALIDKIRCYREQEFQIPEISDIEEVIDDVSSDQLSTYFDSYYGYLTAAFDTDFDMLTMKSRVGGFVEEYISNNGVEPSLRAISLNFSFKSLLEFTENEISELIPKVSKIPPSDRGENKEQSRSLKNPTGKKDSLVRQYMGMVSSRGDIKKLSNLELVEIKKEFPSISLFLKALKGLDDE
- a CDS encoding DUF2157 domain-containing protein, which translates into the protein MSLLSNPGLSKFAAQKRADQVKAFQDELALLKGDGVLSLTEEQAQSVHAYHQTLLSQYSDDFDIDQDQREKQLSLGMRIASFLGALALAASVFFLFYQFWGKLSTTSQVAILIAGTLATFIATLLVAEREKTGYFAKLVGLVSFACFVLNISMLGQMFNITPSDNAFIVWGAFAFLLAYTCDIRLLQAAGILCVIGFVSARVGTWSGMYWLSFGERPENFFPAAILLFLFPQWVNHARYWGFAPLYRVFGLLSLFLPILVLSNYGRISYLAVDTEVIEGLYQLAGFVLSAAAVWWGIRKHWKDTINTGNVFFVIFLYTKFFDWWWEIMPKYLFFFVIGLTAVLFLLVFKRLRAKGFFDFTEARQ
- a CDS encoding RNA-directed DNA polymerase produces the protein MLTIREQSYNWAINHALNLGDTDVFPAPFEYQAINHDWDAVKTQLLSEDVLSWRTRPARALLSPKAKYGFRTITQLDPLDFLIYSGLIYEISAELESRRVPIQDEIVFSYRVNTNQNGQLFDPNIGYRQYLDKCRRKIATASVDSFVAVTDISDFYSRIYHHRLENALRAATTNSNHISALMRLLSGWNGTETFGIPVGCAPSRILAEITLSDVDEALLANGIDFVRFNDDYRIFASTQVEAYQHISFLAETLFRNHGLSLQQQKTSVLPVNDFKNQFLATPLDREMDSLHEKFHTLIEELGMESWYDEIDYDDLNEEQQELIDTLNLGELFREETQSDEPDIPVVKFCLRRLGQLGDDSVVEDIFDNLESLIPAFVDIVQYFKSLRFLNKESRSQLGGRLLALLKDSMVSELAYHRMWIMHVFTESREWDNEGKFVGLYNQERDQACKRKLILAMGRSEQRHWFQSQWRTLFEHPHWQRRAVLAAASCMPADARRHWYRSVEPQLDLLERAVTRWARANPFSP